In Desulfurellaceae bacterium, the DNA window CGGCCTGCTGGCCAGCTTTGCCGTGCGTGTCTTGCGGTCCGGCCGCGTTCCGCCGCCGGGCATGCGGGTGGTGTGGACAACCCGGCTCCGAACCGACTCCAGCGCCAGCCTCATCGCCGGCACCAGCCTGGCGCTGGCGGTCGGCCTGCTGCTCGGCGGCCTGCTGCTCGGCCATCAGCTGTGGAGCCTGGCCCTGGAGTATGGGGTCTCGTATGCCGGGCCGTTTCAGCCGGCTTAGGTCAGACTGCCCGGCAGCACGCCGAGCCAGACCGGCTTGCGGCGGTCGCCGCCCTGAAACACCAGCCAGACCGTTTCGCCGACGCCGGGCAGGGTCTCCACGCCCGGCGGCAGGCACGGCAGCGCCCACTCGGCCACGCCCGGCACCTCAAACACCTCGACCTTGAGCCGCAGCCTCTTTTGCGGGTCGCGGTTATCCCGTACTATGCCCTGGTAGACCCCTACGACATGATCCATGCTGGCGTCCTTCCCGTCTGATCTGCGCGCCCCAAAGTGACCGATGGCAATTCAAGAGGTCTGGAACAAAGACAAGCTGGTCAGCGCACGCTGCCCAGAGTGCGGTCGTTTCACCAAAAAAATCAAGCGCTATCCCTTTGAGCTGCGCTACTACCGCAAGCGACACCTGACCTCTCAGATCATGGCCTTTTGTCAAAACCGGGCCTGCTGCCACTACTGGGAAGTCATGACCCCGGACAGTTACCGGGCCTGGAAGGGGGCGGCGGAATGAGGACACACTGCAGCTCGGCTCAGTCCGGCGCCAGGCGGCGCTCGCCCTCGTACAGGCGGCACGAGGTCGCCTTGATGACCAGAAAAATCTGACGCTCAGGCCGCAGCCCCAGCTCAACAAAACTCGTCTCCGTGACCTCGATGGTCAGGGGCGGCAGGTCGGCGGCCAGTTCGGCCGTGACCAGCCCGACCGAACCGACCAGACGCAGCCGGGTAATGCGGGCCGGCAGGATGTTGCGGGCCGACAGCCCCTGGGGTTTGTGGGTCGCAATCATGATGTCGGTGGCCGGCAGACTGGCCAGCATCAGGTCGCCCGGCTGGGCCTCGGCCCTCATGGTCGTCAGTTCGACCGGCCGCGAGCCGGCGTGCGCGTCTGTCCCGAGCGGCCGGTGTCCCAGACGAACCCGACAGGTGCTGGCCTGGGTGTCGATCAGACGGCACGGCAGGATGTTTTCAAACCCCTGCTGTTCGGCCAGGGAAAAAATGTCCGGGTCGGTCAAGACCTGGCGCGGCTCGCCGTGGGCGATGGTCGCGCCATCTCTGAGCACGATCAGGTCGTCGCACAAGGCTTGGACTTCAAGCGGGTCGTGCGACACAAACAGCATGGGAATCCGAAACTCGGACCGAATGCGACGCAGAAAGGGCAGCAGTTTGCGCCGCAGGGCCAGATCGAGCGAGGCAAAGGGTTCGTCGAGCAGCAACAGGCGCGGCCCGGAACAGATTGCCCGGCCCAGCGCCACGCGCTGGCGCTCTCCGCCCGACAGCGTGGTCACGCTGCGCTCAAGCAGGGGGCCAAGCTCCAGAATCTCGGTCACCAGCCGCAGCGTGACCCGGAGCGGATGGCCGTTGCGGACCGCCCGTCTGGCGCCGGCCAGCAGATTCTGGCGGACGTTTTTATGCGAAAAGAGCAGGCCGTCCTGGGGCACATAGCCGATGTTGCGCCGCTCGGGTTTGACACAGGTCCGCCTGGCCGTGTCCAGCCACACCTCGTCGTCGAGACGGATGTAGCCCCGGGCCTCGCGCCGCAGCCCACAGATGGCTTCGAGCAGGCTGGTCTTGCCCGAGCCCGAC includes these proteins:
- the modC gene encoding molybdenum ABC transporter ATP-binding protein, with amino-acid sequence MTNSMTSPMTGAIAGLPASTLVARVRLALDRFDLNVDITTRHQVTGIFGVSGSGKTSLLEAICGLRREARGYIRLDDEVWLDTARRTCVKPERRNIGYVPQDGLLFSHKNVRQNLLAGARRAVRNGHPLRVTLRLVTEILELGPLLERSVTTLSGGERQRVALGRAICSGPRLLLLDEPFASLDLALRRKLLPFLRRIRSEFRIPMLFVSHDPLEVQALCDDLIVLRDGATIAHGEPRQVLTDPDIFSLAEQQGFENILPCRLIDTQASTCRVRLGHRPLGTDAHAGSRPVELTTMRAEAQPGDLMLASLPATDIMIATHKPQGLSARNILPARITRLRLVGSVGLVTAELAADLPPLTIEVTETSFVELGLRPERQIFLVIKATSCRLYEGERRLAPD